The following coding sequences lie in one Anguilla rostrata isolate EN2019 chromosome 8, ASM1855537v3, whole genome shotgun sequence genomic window:
- the xirp1 gene encoding xin actin-binding repeat-containing protein 1 isoform X1: MMEMRTTMRRAQSLKNLSTGHNEWWGARGTGIGTGRWDRRKSVSQLVDQYQSSLELRSIGTEEHKQKFTPPKDPKSTGSKVDTLLRRYESREWARQSARDGGGPALSRSRSMDYLPPHKPTGTEAMRALFESKAALQHNFSSTPWLNPNPNTNNRLLTVGGTRGTQKQTQSAPPTPARKETTHQRVNTVQQERRKTISGVSVTPDKTPSLPNGKKRPSQPDLREKSAITQLERSSSVKARSAFFLSKAAAADSTVSPIKQGGVIQDSPISSGKKAKPSKMADKTQHIKVSHGPGEEDELPPPPPPLSRPHLEGSPATGDQGQSSLPIPPPKETFSSFYQQRQKSELKRLFKHIHPELGKKMENVVDEELVEVLNSENAQSAADAGYQGEVQSMKWIFENWTLDNIGDPHTTKKLLEEEGLQVGDVRGASSMFEHRELDSAQFSTSTSRRGQVKGDVHTATWLFETQPLDSLNKITPEEGELVEAVLKEPIPRGDVRGARLLFESKPLDALGRCNSIEDHSFLKLKSEIQEQKGDIQKTVKLFQAEPCCALQDSRGNIHEIKSICREEIQTSNVRTARWLFETQPLDVINKDMSGVKIIRGISLEEAQKGGVDCKRWMFETQTLDAIHESIQEDQFKGTVEVVEAADVGSKRQLFETQPLDALKGESSGEAQSKEEIIGGNVRSSLWLFETQPMETLKENYEVGRLQKVTVSEDEKGMVKNKKHTFETCTLDTINKEEAEGESKSETQEILRGDVKVYKNLFETIPLGTISHPENVQVENPYDITAGDVKGNRTLFEAIPLYAIKDWSGNFHKVTTVSREESINGNVQNYKWMFETRPLDQFDDGKENVEVIKGITRQEEQAGDVKTAKWLFETQPLDCIHSKVDQAEQHSSVQRKESQGGDVKTCKWLFETQPMDILYEKSEKKSEEEIIPKSDVKSHTWLFETQPLDSIKDGEEHHLKLCSTFQDENKSDVNVKTVKHLFETETLDSLSMTADADQDVLYVSKVDVQSGDVSRVKEIFESKSLDEIGLSSVNVSEAEDQGDNIQAGSVHKFTWLFENNPIDSLKDQEDGTTSKCTVDDVEGGDVGSKKFIFETFSLDKIQDKDKLLEHSSVCVEQPVSTSNGNVKSSTMLFESQPLYAIRDKDGQFHEVTTVKKEEVMSGDVRGARWMFETKPLDTIKPQEEIFVIRAVTQEDVLKGDVKSARWRFETQPLDSLMSRETPVVKTVEDIQKGDVQLNKQHFESQATAKNKYVRMVSVTDVQQGDVRTSTWLFENQPIDSLKGELLETTPVHREDVQKGDVKRSTWLFETQPLDTIKDADPTVDSTVQEELPQADVKSTTWLFESTPLDIISFQCKEQSVICESVKETLCHLSAFNAIHSHGIVIEANESRSVKMAKYHYTSSEGAQIQKEEIVEGNIKNIMLQLLYRTNLAPQVMLLKEDEKGHVKATKLEMPTQQTASSAKQDKESKMESVAQVIESILSQDMSLKKGIVIQETESGYAEMTIYSLYVHTENTEESSEVIKGDVKSTIGTLLATAQDQRTLASFQPEQSEKGNVNLYRSCIEKGDLQYLKSLQVEPSEDELDSAPKDQIEIVQGDVKEAKRNLNQLKDQVERTVLDVVPGDVKNAKKVFSEGSIDQSICVQKEEIVPGDVFSAKQSLGQVINQPFVVEKEEIVSGDVKATMQSLEKAKQQSMRVEREVISPGTIYDLDVTSHETSAEETNKAQQHVTVTKEEIVSGDVKAAKKSLERARKYSNHVEREVVVPGKIYDLNVRSQEESSLTEGQQRTQTEEASCEKLEMGKSCQEKSTEVRPNEQRPNLQAATQNLCQTSRGVKVIRQETQEKQHIVVQGKQQVVSQEHSTQKKQVVSQKTTGAQQARSQQTSVQFTQKKATTHASTSKQSTSSSRSQQVTSANQKVSDSEKTQGTDEKCEGFQKSEVARGADINVKSGDMQPAFSLVNPVVKSESDSQSSEAQAEAEIVVRGDVKAAIRSLQSASTEHRLVEKEDIVRGNMQAALDSLEKSSVNVSRGDFKAAMIYRNAGQKKKKSSDNVCKQADVKSVCPCDTELSPSVSVTYGEQPATPALNLTPVADSCPDDISEKLPISSALTSKPKSPPPLPAKACEKPVAQRPALPPKPHRSKTTSDDVTGCAPVSPNMPEQLRESQQTPVIPPKARRLGRPLSPPPLPAKPASNQELSKDLPQDATESKHIPVNCDQAQKHHFGNIIGKKEHQPIKKETIQNTETSNLSTKQLKKEAKCTEAKTDRQEEYINNYSSTPTCAEVEREKLKQHQKTHGSEEIHACVDSENGESSNEIHIDFQAALQNFGGRKKGVVVTNPVLPKKISVVHAEDNNERRQMAKKDTCSRQTYVKDQESLHLDRLKNSSADQKILSSHSETHTPSTDNSHSNYNNHEVQENKVILREKKTKRETDDERRQRLSVHKDEIMRGNVKAAMEIFENLRKREELKIILSKVEEIEGETSKVDVRSLKNLFENVPAWIVAPGKNANGGKPKGEKNVERTDSMKDYSENTSSMEVVFGDLERASVEIMNLKEQTLARLMDIEEAIKKALYSVSNLKSESDIAGLSGLFNESLRSEQSPATPKNIRKISIVSSRTKTEQGREASGTNAKQTTGLSGKSEEVQKPGLQACTSKPQAVSPSSPCFISIQSAARKPVESPKTQWSHSTATHQGTAERTQHCHSTFEINGNLGQPSAHKESEADVNNALRPKRKVSVLEVQTMPEATGIVGTKTVSEKYEETDCFGNKFVSSKTSTIVTKQSETKTSSTFEVVANPTRYEVMTSPLIRRPVHTFTENPQFTGKEEGRVFVTFGHPKTGKH, encoded by the exons GGAAGAAGAGACCATCACAGCCAGACCTGAGGGAAAAATCTGCCATCACACAACTAGAAAGATCCTCTTCGGTGAAAGCCAGatctgctttctttctctcaaagGCGGCAGCTGCTGACTCCACAGTCAGTCCCATAAAACAA GGCGGTGTAATACAGGACAGTCCCATTTCTTCtggaaagaaagcaaaaccaaGCAAG ATGGCTGACAAAACCCAACACATAAAGGTTTCACATGGACCTGGTGAGGAGGATGagctcccacctcccccccctcccctgtccagACCTCACCTGGAAGGCTCACCTGCCACAGGGGACCAAGGTCAATCATCACTGCCTATCCCTCCACCAAAGGAAACATTCTCATCATTCTACCAACAGCGGCAGAAAAGCGAGCTGAAAAGGCTGTTTAAACACATTCACCCTGAGCTGGGGAAAAAGATGGAAAATGTTGTGGATGAGGAGCTGGTGGAAGTGCTGAATTCAGAAAATGCACAGTCGGCAGCAGATGCAGGGTATCAGGGCGAGGTCCAATCCATGAAGTGGATCTTCGAGAATTGGACCCTGGACAACATCGGGGATCCTCACACTACTAAAAAACTACTGGAGGAAGAAGGTCTCCAAGTGGGTGATGTGAGAGGTGCTTCGTCCATGTTTGAACACCGTGAGTTAGACAGCGCTCAGTTTTCCACCTCCACTTCAAGGAGAGGCCAAGTCAAAGGAGATGTCCACACGGCAACGTGGCTGTTTGAAACGCAGCCTTTAGACTCTCTTAACAAAATCACCCCAGAGGAAGGAGAGCTGGTGGAAGCTGTGCTGAAGGAACCTATCCCCAGAGGGGACGTTAGAGGTGCAAGACTTCTGTTTGAGTCGAAGCCCCTTGACGCCCTCGGCCGCTGCAACTCTATCGAGGACCACAGCTTCCTCAAGCTGAAGTCAGAGATTCAGGAACAGAAAGGTGACATTCAGAAGACAGTAAAGCTCTTCCAAGCGGAGCCCTGCTGTGCCCTCCAGGACAGCAGAGGAAACATTCATGAGATTAAGTCCATCTGTCGTGAAGAAATCCAGACCAGTAATGTCAGAACAGCCCGCTGGCTGTTTGAGACACAACCCCTGGATGTCATAAATAAGGATATGTCTGGGGTGAAAATCATTCGCGGGATCTCATTGGAGGAGGCTCAGAAAGGTGGGGTTGACTGCAAGAGATGGATGTTTGAAACACAAACCTTAGATGCCATTCATGAGAGTATCCAGGAAGATCAATTCAAGGGGACTGTAGAGGTTGTTGAAGCAGCCGACGTTGGGAGCAAGCGACAGCTTTTTGAAACGCAGCCTTTGGATGCACTAAAAGGGGAGTCCTCAGGAGAGGCTCAATCCAAGGAGGAGATCATTGGAGGAAACGTAAGATCCAGCCTTTGGCTGTTCGAAACCCAGCCCATGGAGACTCTGAAGGAAAACTATGAGGTTGGGCGTCTGCAGAAAGTTACTGTTTCTGAGGATGAAAAGGGaatggtgaaaaacaaaaagcacacatttgaGACCTGTACCTTAGATACAATCAACAAAGAAGAAGCTGAGGGAGAATCCAAAAGTGAAACCCAAGAGATACTAAGGGGTGATGTTAAAGTCTACAAGAACCTCTTTGAAACAATTCCACTTGGCACTATTTCACACCCTGAGAATGTGCAAGTTGAAAAcccttatgacatcacagctgggGATGTAAAAGGCAACAGAACTTTATTTGAGGCCATACCTCTGTATGCTATCAAAGACTGGTCTGGGAACTTTCACAAGGTCACAACCGTGAGCAGAGAGGAATCAATCAACGGAAATGTCCAAAACTACAAATGGATGTTTGAAACCCGACCTCTGGACCAGTTTGATGATGGAAAGGAAAATGTGGAAGTCATTAAAGGCATCACCAGACAGGAGGAACAAGCTGGTGATGTCAAGACAGCAAAATGGCTTTTTGAAACTCAGCCTCTTGACTGCATCCATTCCAAGGTCGACCAGGCAGAACAGCATTCATCTGTGCAGAGGAAAGAATCACAAGGGGGGGATGTAAAGACATGTAAGTGGTTATTTGAGACGCAGCCTATGGACATATTatatgaaaaatctgaaaagaaatcagaagaagaaataatacCAAAATCTGATGTGAAATCCCACACATGGCTTTTTGAGACACAACCTCTAGACAGCATAAAAGATGGTGAGGAGCATCATTTGAAACTGTGCAGCACCTTTCAGGATGAGAATAAGAGCGATGTGAATGTGAAAACAGTGAAGCACCTTTTTGAGACAGAGACTTTGGACAGCCTGTCAATGACAGCAGATGCAGACCAAGATGTCCTGTATGTCAGCAAAGTTGACGTCCAGTCCGGGGATGTTTCTCGAGTCAAAGAAATTTTTGAGTCAAAGTCACTTGATGAAATAGGCCTGTCATCTGTGAATGTTTCAGAGGCTGAGGATCAGGGTGATAACATCCAGGCAGGCTCTGTTCACAAATTTACTTGGCTTTTTGAGAACAATCCAATTGACAGCCTGAAAGATCAGGAGGATGGCACCACAAGCAAATGCACTGTCGATGATGTGGAAGGTGGGGATGTTGGCAGTAAAAAGTTTATATTTGAGACTTTCTCTCTAGATAAGATCCAGGATAAGGACAAGCTTCTCGAGCACTCCTCTGTCTGCGTGGAACAGCCTGTGAGTACGAGTAACGGAAATGTAAAATCCAGTACAATGctgtttgaatcccagcctctGTATGCCATCAGAGACAAAGATGGGCAGTTCCATGAAGTTACCACTGTCAAAAAAGAGGAGGTCATGAGTGGAGATGTCAGAGGAGCTCGGTGGATGTTTGAAACAAAACCTCTTGACACCATCAAGCCACAGGAGGAGATTTTTGTTATACGAGCAGTGACCCAAGAGGACGTTCTGAAGGGTGATGTGAAATCGGCCAGATGGAGGTTTGAAACGCAACCGCTGGATTCCCTCATGAGTCGAGAGACACCCGTGGTTAAAACGGTGGAGGACATTCAAAAAGGTGACGTCCAGCTGAACAAACAGCATTTTGAATCTCAAGCAACTGCTAAAAATAAGTATGTGAGAATGGTGAGCGTCACAGATGTCCAGCAAGGTGATGTCAGAACATCCACTTGGCTATTTGAGAATCAACCCATTGACTCCCTCAAGGGGGAACTTCTGGAGACAACCCCTGTGCACAGAGAGGACGTTCAAAAAGGGGATGTGAAGAGAAGCACCTGGCTATTTGAAACGCAGCCACTGGACACAATCAAGGATGCTGATCCCACTGTTGACAGCACTGTTCAAGAGGAACTTCCACAGGCAGATGTGAAGAGCACAACCTGGCTGTTCGAATCAACTCCCCTTGACATAATAAGTTTTCAATGCAAGGAACAGTCAGTCATCTGTGAAAGCGTGAAGGAGACTTTATGCCACCTCTCTGCTTTCAATGCCATTCATTCACATGGAATCGTGATTGAAGCCAATGAGTCCCGAAGTGTGAAAATGGCTAAATACCATTATACAAGCAGTGAGGGAGCACAAATCCAAAAGGAGGAGATAGTTGAGGGGAATATCAAGAATATTATGTTGCAGTTATTATACAGAACAAACCTGGCACCACAGGTAATGCTCCTTAAAGAAGATGAAAAAGGACATGTGAAGGCCACCAAACTAGAGATGCCAACCCAGCAAACGGCATCTAGTGCAAAGCAAgacaaagaaagcaaaatggAAAGTGTAGCTCAAGTTATTGAGAGTATTCTCAGTCAAGATATGTCTTTGAAAAAAGGAATTGTGATACAAGAAACTGAAAGTGGTTATGCTGAGATGACAATCTACTCACTTTatgttcacactgaaaatacaGAAGAGAGCTCTGAAGTAATTAAAGGAGATGTGAAGTCCACCATTGGCACCCTATTAGCTACTGCCCAAGACCAGAGGACCCTTGCATCATTTCAACCAGAGCAAAGTGAGAAAGGAAATGTCAACCTGTACAGGAGCTGCATTGAGAAAGGTGACCTACAATATCTAAAAAGCCTTCAGGTGGAACCATCTGAGGATGAGCTTGACTCTGCCCCAAAAGATCAGATTGAGATTGTGCAGGGAGATGTAAAGGAAGCAAAGAGAAACCTTAACCAGCTCAAGGATCAAGTAGAGAGAACAGTCCTGGATGTTGTACCTGGGGACGTGAAGAATGCCAAAAAGGTCTTCTCTGAAGGCTCAATTGATCAGTCTATTTGCGTGCAGAAAGAGGAGATCGTTCCTGGAGATGTTTTCTCTGCAAAGCAGTCTCTTGGTCAAGTCATCAACCAACCATTTGTAGTTGAAAAGGAGGAGATAGTGTCAGGGGACGTTAAGGCTACTATGCAGTCTCTGGAGAAAGCCAAACAGCAAAGTATGCGGGTGGAGCGTGAAGTCATTAGTCCGGGAACCATCTACGACCTGGACGTTACGTCACACGAAACCTCTgcagaagaaacaaacaaagccCAACAGCATGTCACTGTAACAAAGGAAGAAATTGTGTCTGGTGATGTCAAGGCAGCAAAAAAGTCTCTGGAGAGAGCAAGAAAATACAGCAACCATGTGGAACGTGAAGTTGTAGTTCCAGGAAAAATTTACGATCTGAATGTTCGATCCCAGGAAGAATCTTCCTTAACAGAAGGGCAACAGAGGACCCAGACAGAAGAGGCCTCTTGTGAAAAACTAGAAATGGGGAAATCATGCCAAGAGAAATCCACTGAGGTTAGACCAAATGAACAAAGACCCAACCTTCAAGCAGCTACGCAGAACCTCTGTCAGACCTCAAGAGGAGTTAAGGTAATTCGACAGGAAACACAAGAGAAGCAACACATAGTTGTGCAAGGAAAGCAACAAGTTGTTTCTCAGGAACACTCAACGCAAAAGAAGCAGGTAGTTTCTCAGAAGACTACAGGAGCCCAGCAAGCGAGGAGCCAGCAAACATCAGTGCAGTTCACTCAAAAGAAAGCAACCACTCATGCCTCAACATCAAAGCAGTCTACATCATCTTCAAGGAGCCAGCAGGTCACATCAGCTAATCAAAAGGTCAGTGATTCTGAGAAGACTCAAGGAACTGATGAGAAATGTGAAGGTTTCCAGAAAAGTGAAGTTGCAAGGGGTGCAGATATAAATGTTAAATCAGGCGACATGCAGCCAGCCTTCTCTCTTGTAAATCCTGTTGTAAAGTCAGAGAGTGATTCACAGAGTTCAGAAGCACAGGCAGAAGCAGAGATTGTTGTGAGAGGAGATGTCAAGGCTGCTATAAGATCTCTGCAAAGTGCTTCCACAGAACACAGACTGGTAGAAAAAGAAGACATTGTAAGAGGCAACATGCAGGCAGCTCTTGATTCCCTGGAGAAGTCGAGTGTTAATGTTTCCAGGGGCGACTTTAAAGCAGCAATGATATACAGGAATGcaggacagaaaaagaaaaaaagttcagaCAATGTTTGCAAGCAGGCTGATGTAAAGTCTGTATGTCCATGTGACACTGAGTTATCTCCTTCAGTTTCAGTGACTTATGGAGAGCAGCCAGCCACCCCAGCACTGAATTTGACACCGGTAGCAGATTCCTGTCCAGATGACATCTCAGAGAAACTACCCATTTCCTCTGCTTTGACAAGTAAACCCAAGAGCCCACCACCACTTCCTGCCAAAGCATGTGAAAAGCCTGTGGCTCAAAGGCCAGCCCTTCCACCGAAACCCCATCGCTCAAAGACAAcctctgatgatgtcacaggatGTGCACCTGTTTCACCAAATATGCCTGAGCAACTCAGAGAAAGCCAACAAACTCCAGTAATACCCCCTAAGGCAAGACGCCTGGGAAGACCACTATCTCCCCCACCACTGCCTGCAAAACCTGCATCTAATCAAGAACTGTCCAAGGACTTGCCGCAGGATGCTACAGAATCTAAACATATACCAGTAAACTGTGACCAGGCACAAAAGCATCATTTTGGAAATATCATTGGAAAAAAAGAGCATCAACCCATCAAGAAAGAGACAATTCAGAACACTGAGACAAGTAATCTAAGTACCAAACAGCTTAAGAAAGAAGCTAAATGTACAGAGGctaaaacagacaggcaggaagaGTATATCAATAATTACTCATCAACTCCAACTTGTGCtgaagtggagagggagaaactgAAGCAACATCAGAAGACACATGGATCCGAAGAGATCCATGCATGCGTGGACTCTGAGAATGGTGAAAGCAGTAATGAGATCCATATAGATTTTCAGGCAGCTCTTCAGAATTttggagggaggaaaaaaggcGTTGTGGTCACTAACCCGGTCCTACCCAAGAAAATTAGTGTGGTTCATGCAGAGGACAATAATGAAAGAAGGCAAATGGCTAAGAAAGACACCTGCAGTAGGCAAACATATGTCAAAGACCAAGAAAGCCTTCACTTGGACAGACTAAAAAATAGCAGTGCTGATCAAAAAATCCTTTCTTCTCACTCTGAAACACATACCCCTTCCACAGACAACAGTCATAGTAATTATAACAACCACGAGGTACAAGAGAATAAAGTAATTctcagggagaaaaaaacaaaaagagagacagatgatGAACGTAGGCAAAGACTATCAGTCCATAAGGATGAAATTATGAGAGGTAACGTGAAGGCGGCAATGGAGATTTTCGAAAatctgaggaagagagaggagctAAAGATAATTCTTTCAAAAGTAGAGGAAATAGAAGGAGAGACGAGCAAAGTTGATGTGCGATCTTTGAAAAATTTATTTGAGAATGTGCCAGCTTGGATTGTTGCTCCtggcaaaaatgcaaatgggGGGAAGCCCAAAGGGGAAAAGAATGTTGAAAGGACTGACTCAATGAAAGATTATTCAGAAAATACTTCCTCCATGGAGGTTGTATTTGGAGATCTTGAAAGAGCAAGTGTAGAAATAATGAATTTGAAAGAGCAAACGTTGGCTAGGCTTATGGATATAGAGGAAGCCATAAAAAAGGCCTTGTATTCTGTCTCAAATTTAAAATCAGAGTCTGATATTGCTGGGTTATCTGGACTGTTCAATGAATCACTGAGAAGTGAGCAAAGTCCTGCCACACCAAAGAACATAAGGAAGATCAGTATAGTTTCCAGCAGAACCAAAACGGAACAAGGAAGGGAGGCATCAGGAACAAATGCAAAGCAAACAACCGGCTTGTCAGGAAAATCAGAGGAAGTACAAAAGCCAGGACTACAAGCATGCACATCCAAACCACAAGCagtttctccctcttctccttgCTTCATCTCCATTCAATCTGCTGCCAGAAAACCTGTTGAATCTCCCAAAACACAGTGGTCTCATTCAACTGCCACTCATCAGGGGACAGCTGAGAGGACACAACATTGCCACAGCACTTTTGAAATTAATGGCAACCTTGGCCAGCCTTCGGCTCATAAGGAATCAGAGGCTGACGTCAACAATGCTCTTCGTCCCAAGCGTAAAGTTAGCGTGCTAGAGGTACAAACAATGCCAGAGGCTACTGGAATTGTGGGCACCAAGACTGTCAGTGAAAAATACGAAGAGACCGATTGCTTTGGCAACAAGTTTGTCTCCTCCAAGACTTCAACCATTGTTACTAAGCAATCTGAAACAAAGACTTCCTCTACATTTGAAGTAGTTGCCAACCCAACCAGATATGAAGTAATGACATCACCTCTTATCCGGAGACCCGTTCACACTTTCACAGAAAATCCTCAATTCACAGGCAAAGAGGAAGGAAGAGTTTTTGTCACATTTGGCCACCCAAAGACAGGGAAGCATTAA